Sequence from the Methanocaldococcus sp. genome:
AAGAATTTTTTAAAGAAAAAAATATGGAGCAAAATAAAAATTTAGATGTCTTTGAATTAAAACATTTTTCACATTAATAGTAAAGTTTTTTAGCCCTTTGTATTGCATTTTTTGATAATCTATCCCTATCAATTGAATAAACTTCCATTTTTGGAATTATAACCCTAACTGTATCAACTCCAACTTTATTTAAATCAACATATATCAGTTTATCAAATCCATTTTCAGAAATTTTGTCCTTTATAAATTCTAAATCCTTTTTTAAGTTATACTTTGCATTGTTAGGCATGTCTGAAATATAAATCTCTTCTTCAAATTCAAACCATTTTTTATGTATCCTCTTTAATCTCTCATAAGATATTTTTGAAGTAAATTCTTTCCTTAATTTTGCATCCCTCCTAAATCCATGTAATTGAGATGCTCTACTTTGAGCCACTTCTGTTAAAGATCTTAAAATAGCAATTTCTGGGTCTAAATGGCAACCTACACCCATACATAACATTAGAGGATCTTTACTTGAATAATCGTCAGAAATTGCGGCAACTACTGGAATCTCAAATTCTGAAGTTAAATCCTTCAAAATTATATCAACACCAGCATTATTAAACTTTTCAATTAATTCATGTATTAATGGATTTTTAGCATCTTCTGGATTAATCTTCTTTGGAATCTTCCTAACCAACTCTGCCAAACTCCATGCATCTCTTTCAATAACCTCCAAAGTTCCATGTAATATTGCCTCATCTAAATTATTTCCACTTGCCAATCCATTAGTATTTCCTCTAAATAACTTACCATAAACTGGATAGAAAACAGCATCTACTGGAATATCTACAGTATCATTATTAATTATATCAAATCCTTCCACCCATTCTTTGACATTCTTATCTGAGTATTGTGGCAAAATTAAATCTTTAATGTTTATAGGATTATCTGCCTCTTTTTTAATTTTACTTTCATCATAACTTGCTGAAAACCTTTCTATTGCCTCCATACACGCAGAAACTTTTGCTTGAATGTCAGTAGATCCTTTTCCATAATTTATTGCTATTCCCTCTTTTCCATCAATAACTACTTTCCTTTTTAAATAATATACGGGAATTCCCAATTTATCTAAATGTTGTATATTTTTAATTTCCAATGTATTTATATCTTTCAATGTATTTTTTATTTTTTCAAAAGTCTCTTCTGGACAGCAAACTCTATAACTTGCTAATCTATACTTTATCTTCATTTATATTCAACCTCATTTTTAAATTATTTCTCTTCCTTTAACATTTTGTTAATTTCATTTTCCATAAGGTGTCCTTCTACTATAACTTCAACATTCTTTACTCCTTTTAAGGACTTAACAGCATCTTTTGCTTGAAAAGCCATTCCCAAGATAGCCATACAC
This genomic interval carries:
- a CDS encoding YcaO-related McrA-glycine thioamidation protein is translated as MKIKYRLASYRVCCPEETFEKIKNTLKDINTLEIKNIQHLDKLGIPVYYLKRKVVIDGKEGIAINYGKGSTDIQAKVSACMEAIERFSASYDESKIKKEADNPINIKDLILPQYSDKNVKEWVEGFDIINNDTVDIPVDAVFYPVYGKLFRGNTNGLASGNNLDEAILHGTLEVIERDAWSLAELVRKIPKKINPEDAKNPLIHELIEKFNNAGVDIILKDLTSEFEIPVVAAISDDYSSKDPLMLCMGVGCHLDPEIAILRSLTEVAQSRASQLHGFRRDAKLRKEFTSKISYERLKRIHKKWFEFEEEIYISDMPNNAKYNLKKDLEFIKDKISENGFDKLIYVDLNKVGVDTVRVIIPKMEVYSIDRDRLSKNAIQRAKKLYY